The proteins below are encoded in one region of Sminthopsis crassicaudata isolate SCR6 chromosome 1, ASM4859323v1, whole genome shotgun sequence:
- the GRIFIN gene encoding grifin isoform X2, which translates to MPVQFEAFCSGGLVPGWSLIVQGQSNSKDDEFEINFLCESGDIAFHFKPRFSNGTLVCNSFQHSHWGEEEIYNVFPLELKEPFEIEVFSDSEYFHVFIQENKVAQYEHRQKPLASITKVQVLNDLRFPLVELSKKRLYLGDGRL; encoded by the exons ATGCCTGTGCAG TTTGAAGCCTTTTGCTCAGGGGGCCTGGTCCCAGGCTGGAGTCTGATTGTCCAGGGTCAATCCAACTCCAAAGATGATGA gtttgaaataaattttctctGTGAATCAGGTGACATTGCTTTCCACTTCAAACCTCGATTCTCCAATGGCACCTTGGTCTGTAACTCCTTCCAGCACAGTCATTGGGGGGAAGAGGAAATTTACAATGTCTTTCCTCTGGAGCTAAAGGAGCCTTTCGAG ATTGAAGTCTTTTCAGATTCAGAGTATTTCCATGTCTTCATCCAAGAGAACAAGGTGGCGCAGTACGAGCACCGCCAGAAACCGCTGGCCTCCATCACCAAGGTGCAAGTGCTGAACGACCTTAGATTCCCACTGGTGGAGCTTTCCAAGAAGCGCCTTTATCTGGG AGATGGGAGGCTCTAA
- the GRIFIN gene encoding grifin isoform X1, with product MCCLLHQNFEAFCSGGLVPGWSLIVQGQSNSKDDEFEINFLCESGDIAFHFKPRFSNGTLVCNSFQHSHWGEEEIYNVFPLELKEPFEIEVFSDSEYFHVFIQENKVAQYEHRQKPLASITKVQVLNDLRFPLVELSKKRLYLGDGRL from the exons ATGTGCTGTCTACTTCATCAGAAT TTTGAAGCCTTTTGCTCAGGGGGCCTGGTCCCAGGCTGGAGTCTGATTGTCCAGGGTCAATCCAACTCCAAAGATGATGA gtttgaaataaattttctctGTGAATCAGGTGACATTGCTTTCCACTTCAAACCTCGATTCTCCAATGGCACCTTGGTCTGTAACTCCTTCCAGCACAGTCATTGGGGGGAAGAGGAAATTTACAATGTCTTTCCTCTGGAGCTAAAGGAGCCTTTCGAG ATTGAAGTCTTTTCAGATTCAGAGTATTTCCATGTCTTCATCCAAGAGAACAAGGTGGCGCAGTACGAGCACCGCCAGAAACCGCTGGCCTCCATCACCAAGGTGCAAGTGCTGAACGACCTTAGATTCCCACTGGTGGAGCTTTCCAAGAAGCGCCTTTATCTGGG AGATGGGAGGCTCTAA